A region of Jannaschia sp. W003 DNA encodes the following proteins:
- the galU gene encoding UTP--glucose-1-phosphate uridylyltransferase GalU — MTRKVTKAIFPVAGMGTRFLPATKAVPKEILTLVDRPLIQYAIDEARAAGITEFIFVTSRGKSALEDYFDVAPELETSLADRGKEELLATLKSTNMESGAIAYIRQHRALGLGHAVWCARRLVGDEPFAVILPDDVIDAETPCLRQMVDAYEETGGNMVAAMEVPDEATSAYGILDAEPNGRCVSVRGMVEKPKAGTAPSNLAVIGRYILDPAVMRHLDSIKSGSGGEIQLTDAIAREIGGGNVHGYCFEGTRFDCGSKGGFLRATVAFGLARPELREELASFLRETVANGNA; from the coding sequence ATGACGCGCAAGGTGACGAAGGCGATCTTTCCGGTGGCGGGCATGGGGACGCGCTTCCTGCCGGCCACGAAGGCGGTTCCCAAGGAGATCCTGACCCTCGTGGACCGGCCCCTGATCCAGTACGCGATCGACGAGGCGCGGGCCGCCGGCATCACCGAGTTCATCTTCGTGACCTCGCGCGGCAAGTCCGCCCTCGAGGACTACTTCGACGTGGCGCCCGAGCTGGAGACCTCGCTCGCCGACCGCGGCAAGGAAGAGCTGCTCGCCACGCTGAAGTCCACGAACATGGAATCGGGCGCCATCGCCTACATCCGCCAGCACCGCGCCCTCGGCCTCGGCCACGCGGTGTGGTGCGCGCGCCGCCTGGTGGGCGACGAGCCCTTCGCGGTGATCCTGCCCGACGACGTGATCGACGCGGAGACACCCTGCCTGCGCCAGATGGTCGACGCCTACGAGGAGACGGGCGGCAACATGGTCGCCGCCATGGAGGTGCCCGACGAGGCCACCTCCGCCTACGGCATCCTCGACGCCGAGCCCAACGGCCGCTGCGTCTCCGTGCGCGGCATGGTCGAGAAGCCGAAGGCCGGCACCGCGCCCTCGAACCTCGCCGTGATCGGGCGCTACATCCTCGACCCGGCCGTGATGCGGCACCTCGACAGCATCAAGTCCGGCTCGGGCGGGGAGATCCAGCTCACCGACGCCATCGCCCGCGAGATCGGGGGCGGCAACGTCCACGGCTACTGCTTCGAGGGGACGCGCTTCGACTGCGGCTCCAAGGGCGGCTTCCTGCGCGCCACGGTGGCCTTCGGCCTCGCCCGGCCCGAGCTGCGCGAGGAGCTGGCGAGCTTCCTGCGCGAGACGGTGGCGAACGGGAACGCATGA
- a CDS encoding glycosyltransferase family 2 protein — MTPRAALAAYGLRLRRRRLLLRALRKRRELRAVSDRTAAIRPGDVLCLACVRNEAARLPWWLRHHRDLGVDHFLVVENASDDSTREMLETQPDVSLWTTAHSYKRARFGMDWLSWLATRHAHGHWCLTLDADELWLHPHHRTRDLHALAHELDRRGQRAMGALMLELYPRGPLGAEPYAPGTDPVAAIPWFDGGGYVSLRQPKLGNLWVQGGPRARRFFEAEPRRAPTLSKLPLVRWRRGHAYVTSTHQILPAALNRLLGDASAMHGTLLHTKFLPEIVPKSAEEKRRGEHFENSALYGRYYDAVAGAPVLWCERSSRFHGWEQLEGMGIMSRAGWN; from the coding sequence ATGACGCCCCGGGCGGCGCTGGCGGCCTACGGGCTGCGCCTGCGCCGCCGCCGCCTGCTCCTGCGCGCGCTGCGCAAGCGCCGCGAGTTGCGGGCGGTGTCCGACCGCACGGCCGCGATCCGCCCCGGCGACGTGCTTTGCCTCGCATGCGTGCGCAACGAGGCCGCGCGCCTGCCCTGGTGGCTGCGCCATCACCGGGATCTGGGCGTGGACCACTTCCTCGTGGTCGAGAACGCCAGCGACGACAGCACGCGCGAGATGCTGGAGACCCAGCCGGACGTGTCCCTCTGGACCACGGCGCACTCCTACAAGCGCGCGCGCTTCGGCATGGACTGGCTGAGCTGGCTGGCCACGCGCCACGCCCACGGGCACTGGTGCCTCACGCTCGACGCCGACGAGCTGTGGCTCCATCCCCACCACCGCACCCGCGACCTCCACGCGCTGGCCCACGAGCTGGACCGGCGCGGGCAGCGGGCCATGGGCGCGCTGATGCTAGAGCTCTATCCCCGCGGGCCGCTCGGCGCCGAGCCCTACGCGCCGGGCACTGACCCCGTGGCGGCCATCCCCTGGTTCGACGGCGGCGGCTACGTCTCGCTGCGCCAGCCCAAGCTCGGCAACCTCTGGGTGCAGGGCGGGCCGCGCGCGCGGCGGTTCTTCGAGGCCGAGCCCCGGCGCGCGCCGACGCTCTCGAAGCTGCCCCTGGTGCGCTGGCGCCGGGGCCACGCCTACGTGACCTCGACCCACCAGATCCTGCCCGCCGCGCTGAACCGCCTGCTCGGCGACGCGTCGGCGATGCACGGCACGCTCCTGCACACCAAGTTCCTGCCCGAGATCGTCCCGAAGTCCGCCGAGGAGAAGCGCCGCGGCGAGCACTTCGAGAACTCCGCCCTCTACGGGCGCTACTACGACGCCGTGGCCGGGGCGCCCGTGCTCTGGTGCGAGCGCTCCAGCCGCTTCCACGGTTGGGAGCAGCTCGAGGGTATGGGCATCATGTCACGGGCCGGGTGGAACTGA
- a CDS encoding glycosyltransferase family 2 protein: protein MRVRRRYWHVRALRRGRQLEALRRRTERIGRRDILVFACCRNERVRLPYFLDYYRRLGADHFLFVDNGSDDGTAEYLAAQEDCSVWRTTASYRRAAFGVDWVNRLLRRFGHGHWCLTVDVDEFLVYPYCDSRPLRALCDWLDASAIRSFGAMLLDMYPRGPVTDQPYREGQDPFEIAPWFDARNYQFERNPLLWNLWIQGGPRSRVFFADAPEQAPALNKTPLVRWDRNYAYVSSTHALLPRGLNQTYATDGGEKASGILLHAKFLHTLAAKASEELKRGEHYADSREYAAYAEAIGADRTLWCKWSERYVNWRQLEILGLISKGNWA, encoded by the coding sequence ATGCGCGTCCGCCGGCGCTACTGGCACGTCCGGGCGCTGCGGCGGGGCCGCCAGCTGGAGGCGCTGCGCCGGCGCACGGAGCGCATCGGGCGCCGCGACATCCTGGTCTTCGCCTGCTGCCGCAACGAGCGGGTGCGCCTGCCCTACTTCCTCGACTACTACCGCCGCCTCGGCGCCGACCACTTCCTGTTCGTGGACAACGGCTCGGACGACGGCACCGCCGAGTACCTCGCCGCGCAGGAGGACTGCTCGGTCTGGCGCACGACCGCCTCGTACCGCCGCGCCGCCTTCGGGGTGGACTGGGTCAACCGCCTCCTGCGCCGCTTCGGCCACGGACACTGGTGCCTCACCGTCGACGTCGACGAGTTCCTGGTCTACCCCTACTGCGACAGCCGGCCGCTGCGCGCCCTGTGCGACTGGCTCGACGCCTCGGCGATCCGCTCCTTCGGGGCGATGCTGCTCGACATGTATCCCCGCGGGCCCGTGACCGATCAGCCCTACCGCGAGGGGCAGGACCCGTTCGAGATCGCGCCCTGGTTCGACGCCCGCAACTACCAGTTCGAGCGCAACCCCCTGCTCTGGAACCTCTGGATCCAGGGCGGCCCGCGCTCGCGCGTGTTCTTCGCGGACGCGCCCGAGCAGGCCCCGGCCCTCAACAAGACGCCGCTGGTGCGCTGGGACCGCAACTACGCCTACGTCTCCTCGACCCACGCGCTGCTGCCGCGGGGGCTGAACCAGACCTACGCCACGGACGGCGGCGAGAAGGCCAGCGGCATCCTGCTGCACGCGAAGTTCCTCCACACCCTGGCGGCGAAGGCCTCCGAGGAGCTAAAGCGCGGCGAGCACTACGCGGACTCGCGCGAGTACGCCGCCTACGCCGAGGCGATCGGCGCGGACCGCACCCTGTGGTGCAAGTGGTCGGAGCGCTACGTGAACTGGCGCCAGCTCGAGATCCTCGGGCTGATCTCCAAGGGCAACTGGGCATGA
- a CDS encoding beta-1,6-N-acetylglucosaminyltransferase: protein MSADTVPDAPAEAGTLGFVMLVHDAFDRAAQVARHWADRGCPVTIHVDRKVRPRDHRPFREGLRGHPLIRFSRRVKVEWGTWSLVEATQVAAESLLAAHPEVRHVFLASGSCLPLRPVEELRAYLDAHPRTDFIESVTTEEVTWTVDGLERERFTLRFPFSWRRQRRLFDRYVELQRRLGLRRRVPAAIAPHLGSQWWCLTRQTLTAILQAPDRAEMDRYFRRVWIPDEAYFQTLARRYATSIESRSLTLAKFDVQGKPHIFYDDHLQLLERSDCFVARKIWPRAGRLYDHFLALPPGAVRPREPNPGKIDRVFSRANVRREQGRPGLVNQGRMPSPWWDGARTCAPYAVLSGFDDLYVDFEGWLARRVGGRVHGHLFHPDRAEFAGGETVAPGCIPDSAALRDYRPEQFLANLLWSTRGERQCFQFGPGDQQRIRGSLLWDRNCTLAVVSGAWAVRLFHENRDFAELRAEAARLQQVELSFLAELRAPWVKARTHVWTLADYLEGPMEKLQNVLGELTARDPRRLTEVPAMRDLDGFGRFLQTLRNQGMKPVVTGDVPVEPTEGATRSERPARPTVIR from the coding sequence ATGAGCGCGGACACCGTCCCGGACGCCCCCGCGGAAGCCGGCACGTTGGGCTTCGTGATGCTGGTCCACGACGCCTTCGACCGGGCCGCGCAGGTGGCGCGGCACTGGGCCGACCGCGGCTGCCCGGTGACGATCCACGTCGACCGCAAGGTGCGCCCCCGCGACCACCGCCCCTTCCGCGAGGGGCTGCGGGGCCATCCGCTGATCCGCTTCTCGCGTCGGGTGAAGGTGGAGTGGGGCACCTGGAGCCTGGTGGAGGCAACGCAGGTCGCCGCCGAGAGCCTGCTCGCCGCCCACCCCGAGGTGCGCCACGTGTTCCTCGCCTCGGGCTCCTGCCTACCGCTGCGCCCCGTCGAGGAGCTGCGCGCCTATCTCGACGCCCACCCGCGCACTGACTTCATCGAGAGCGTCACCACCGAGGAGGTCACTTGGACCGTGGACGGGCTGGAGCGCGAGCGCTTCACGCTGCGCTTCCCGTTCTCGTGGCGGCGGCAGCGCCGGCTCTTCGACCGCTACGTCGAGTTGCAGCGCCGCCTCGGGCTGCGCCGCCGGGTGCCCGCGGCCATCGCCCCGCACCTCGGCAGCCAGTGGTGGTGCCTGACGCGCCAGACCCTCACGGCGATCCTCCAGGCGCCCGACCGCGCCGAGATGGACCGCTACTTCCGCCGCGTCTGGATACCCGACGAGGCCTACTTCCAGACCCTCGCGCGGCGCTACGCCACCTCGATCGAGAGCCGGTCGCTCACGCTCGCCAAGTTCGACGTGCAGGGCAAGCCGCACATCTTCTACGACGACCACCTGCAGCTTCTCGAGCGCTCGGACTGCTTCGTGGCGCGCAAGATCTGGCCGCGGGCCGGGAGGCTCTACGACCACTTCCTCGCGCTGCCCCCCGGCGCCGTCCGCCCGCGCGAGCCGAACCCCGGCAAGATCGACCGCGTGTTCTCCCGCGCCAACGTCCGCCGCGAGCAGGGCCGGCCGGGGCTCGTGAACCAGGGCCGGATGCCGAGCCCCTGGTGGGACGGCGCGCGCACCTGCGCGCCCTACGCGGTGCTGTCGGGCTTCGACGACCTCTACGTGGACTTCGAGGGCTGGCTCGCGCGGCGCGTGGGCGGGCGCGTGCACGGCCACCTGTTCCACCCGGACCGGGCCGAGTTCGCGGGCGGCGAGACCGTGGCGCCGGGCTGCATCCCGGACTCCGCGGCGCTGCGCGACTACCGCCCCGAGCAGTTCCTCGCCAACCTCCTGTGGTCGACGCGAGGCGAGCGCCAGTGCTTCCAGTTCGGCCCCGGCGACCAACAGCGGATCCGCGGATCGCTCCTGTGGGACCGCAACTGCACGCTCGCGGTGGTCTCGGGAGCCTGGGCGGTGCGGCTGTTCCACGAGAACCGCGACTTCGCGGAGCTGCGCGCCGAGGCGGCCCGGCTGCAGCAGGTGGAGCTGTCCTTCCTGGCCGAGCTTCGCGCCCCCTGGGTCAAGGCGCGCACCCATGTCTGGACCCTGGCGGACTACCTGGAAGGCCCGATGGAGAAGCTGCAGAACGTGCTGGGCGAGCTGACCGCGCGCGATCCGCGGCGGCTGACGGAGGTGCCGGCCATGCGCGACCTCGACGGCTTCGGCCGCTTCCTGCAGACCCTGCGCAACCAGGGCATGAAGCCCGTGGTCACCGGCGACGTGCCGGTGGAGCCCACCGAGGGCGCCACCCGCAGCGAGCGGCCCGCCCGTCCCACGGTGATCCGGTGA
- a CDS encoding sulfotransferase domain-containing protein, with translation MIRAFVLLAEMRTGSNHLEASLDALEGVACLGELFNPHFMGAHNRFELDGIDMAARERDPLALLARVVERPGLNGFRLFHDHDPRVVDAVLPDPSVAKIVLGRNPLDAYVSLKIAQATGQWRLTNPKMAKAARATFDGAEFDALCEAQAAFRARVQGTLQRTGQTAFWLDYEDIGTLDVVNGIAAFLGVPARLDALPGTLKRQNPGEAADKVANPEAMAAHLAGLDPFALGRLPGTEPARGAAVPSMMAAGDLLCLPVPGGPTRSLRRWMEHAGEVAEGMNQKALRQWLRGHKGYRSFAVVRHPMARAHAAFAAIASSEGGGPVRRLLVRHYDAPLPERGAAEMDRGTHRAAFEAFLRFAKANLGGQTALPPDPRWGSQLAAIQGMAQVVPPLEILREDEAAAALARIAPEAPPWEGAAEGALRLGDVHDAALEDLALEVWRRDYLTFGFRRRG, from the coding sequence GTGATCCGCGCCTTCGTGCTGCTGGCCGAGATGCGGACCGGCTCGAACCACCTGGAGGCCTCGCTCGACGCGCTGGAGGGCGTGGCGTGCCTGGGCGAGCTGTTCAACCCGCACTTCATGGGCGCCCACAACCGCTTCGAGCTGGACGGCATCGACATGGCCGCCCGCGAGCGCGATCCCTTGGCCCTGCTGGCCCGCGTGGTGGAGCGCCCGGGCCTCAACGGCTTCCGCCTGTTCCACGACCACGACCCGCGCGTGGTGGACGCGGTGCTGCCCGACCCCTCGGTCGCCAAGATCGTGCTGGGGCGCAATCCGCTCGACGCCTACGTCTCGCTGAAGATCGCGCAGGCGACGGGGCAGTGGCGCCTCACCAACCCCAAGATGGCCAAGGCCGCGCGAGCCACCTTCGACGGCGCGGAGTTCGACGCGCTCTGCGAGGCACAGGCCGCGTTCCGCGCGCGGGTGCAGGGCACGCTGCAGCGCACCGGGCAGACGGCGTTCTGGCTCGACTACGAGGACATCGGCACGCTCGACGTGGTGAACGGCATCGCTGCCTTCCTCGGGGTGCCCGCGCGGCTCGACGCGCTGCCGGGCACGCTCAAGCGCCAGAACCCCGGCGAGGCCGCCGACAAGGTCGCCAACCCCGAGGCGATGGCCGCGCATCTCGCCGGGCTCGACCCCTTCGCGCTGGGGCGCCTGCCGGGCACGGAGCCGGCGCGGGGGGCGGCCGTGCCGTCGATGATGGCTGCGGGCGACCTCTTGTGCCTGCCGGTGCCGGGTGGGCCGACCCGTTCCCTGCGGCGCTGGATGGAGCATGCGGGCGAGGTCGCCGAGGGCATGAACCAGAAGGCGCTGCGCCAGTGGCTGCGGGGGCACAAGGGGTACCGCTCCTTCGCCGTGGTGCGCCACCCCATGGCCCGCGCCCACGCCGCCTTCGCCGCGATCGCGTCCTCCGAGGGCGGCGGCCCCGTGCGCCGCCTCCTTGTGCGCCACTACGACGCGCCGCTCCCGGAGCGGGGCGCGGCCGAGATGGACAGGGGCACCCACCGCGCCGCGTTCGAGGCGTTCCTGCGCTTCGCCAAGGCCAACCTCGGCGGCCAGACCGCGCTGCCGCCCGACCCGCGCTGGGGCTCGCAGCTCGCGGCGATCCAGGGCATGGCGCAGGTAGTGCCGCCCTTGGAGATCCTGCGCGAGGACGAGGCCGCCGCGGCGCTGGCCCGGATCGCCCCGGAGGCGCCGCCCTGGGAGGGCGCGGCCGAGGGCGCGCTGCGGCTCGGGGACGTGCACGACGCCGCGCTCGAGGATCTGGCGCTGGAGGTCTGGCGCCGCGACTACCTCACCTTCGGATTCCGCCGCCGGGGGTAG
- a CDS encoding PTS sugar transporter subunit IIA, producing MRLDDILVSAAVKHPGRLSSKKRLFSELAQTAHDVYGLPRDTAFAALQERESLGPTGVGEGVALPHARLGGLDRVRGVFFGLEAPIDFDAPDRKPVDVVFALFAPEDAGVAHLKALALVSRTLRDPGLLAKLRANADPQLLHTLLTEAQRSEAA from the coding sequence ATGCGCTTGGACGATATCCTTGTTTCCGCGGCCGTGAAGCATCCCGGCCGCCTCTCCTCCAAGAAACGGCTCTTCTCGGAGCTCGCCCAGACCGCCCACGACGTCTACGGACTGCCCCGCGACACGGCCTTCGCCGCCCTGCAGGAGCGCGAGAGCCTCGGCCCCACGGGCGTGGGCGAGGGCGTCGCCCTGCCCCACGCCCGCCTCGGCGGCCTCGACCGGGTGCGCGGCGTGTTCTTCGGCCTCGAGGCGCCGATCGACTTCGACGCCCCCGACCGCAAGCCGGTGGACGTGGTGTTCGCGCTGTTCGCCCCCGAGGACGCGGGCGTCGCTCACCTCAAGGCGCTCGCGCTCGTGTCGCGCACCCTGCGCGATCCGGGGCTGCTCGCGAAGCTGCGCGCCAACGCCGACCCGCAGCTCCTCCACACCCTTCTGACCGAGGCGCAGCGCTCCGAAGCCGCCTGA
- the hpf gene encoding ribosome hibernation-promoting factor, HPF/YfiA family: MRYQITGMHIDIGDALRSHVQTELGQTMEKYAGRPTDAQVVFSKAAHEYVCEATVHLSTGLTAQAKAKDPEIYAAFDACSEKMEKQLRRYKRRLKNHQKARDQPVAVSGGAAYILAADEEGVEEGDDLQPVIVAEMETRIPTLSVGEAVMQMELAGAPVLVFRNEKGDGVNVVYRREDGNVGWIDPAAAAGG; encoded by the coding sequence ATGCGCTATCAGATCACCGGCATGCACATCGACATCGGCGACGCGCTCCGCTCCCACGTCCAGACCGAGCTGGGCCAGACCATGGAGAAGTACGCGGGCCGTCCCACGGATGCGCAGGTGGTGTTCTCGAAGGCCGCGCACGAGTACGTCTGCGAGGCCACGGTGCACCTGTCCACGGGGCTGACCGCCCAGGCCAAGGCCAAGGACCCCGAGATCTACGCCGCCTTCGACGCCTGCTCCGAGAAGATGGAGAAGCAGCTCCGGCGCTACAAGCGGCGCCTCAAGAACCACCAGAAGGCGCGGGATCAGCCGGTTGCGGTCTCGGGCGGGGCCGCCTATATCCTCGCCGCCGACGAGGAGGGGGTCGAGGAGGGAGACGATCTCCAGCCCGTCATCGTCGCCGAGATGGAGACCCGCATCCCGACCCTGTCCGTCGGCGAGGCCGTGATGCAGATGGAGCTTGCCGGCGCGCCCGTGCTGGTGTTCCGCAACGAGAAGGGCGACGGCGTGAACGTCGTCTACCGCCGCGAGGACGGCAACGTGGGCTGGATCGATCCGGCCGCCGCCGCGGGGGGCTGA
- the lptB gene encoding LPS export ABC transporter ATP-binding protein translates to MPAALPGVPAVIEGAGGLAIRNLRKSYRKKPVIRDVSMDLARGEVVALLGPNGSGKTTTFYAVAGLVTPDGGRVILDGRDVTYLPMYRRARAGIGYLPQEMSIFRGLTVEQNIRAILEVAEPKRHRRRERLESLLSDFHIEHLRRASAMALSGGERRRVEIARCLAANPRYLLLDEPFAGVDPIAVGDIRGLVVELKTRGIGVLITDHNVRETLEIVDRAYILHDGAVLMSGTPDEVVADGAVRRVYLGEGFAR, encoded by the coding sequence GTGCCTGCGGCGCTGCCGGGCGTTCCTGCCGTGATCGAGGGCGCGGGCGGCCTCGCCATCCGCAACCTGCGCAAGAGCTACCGAAAGAAGCCCGTGATCCGCGACGTGTCGATGGACCTCGCGCGGGGCGAGGTGGTGGCGCTGCTGGGGCCGAACGGCTCGGGCAAGACCACCACGTTCTACGCCGTCGCGGGGCTGGTCACGCCCGACGGCGGGCGCGTGATCCTCGATGGGCGCGATGTGACGTACCTGCCCATGTACCGGCGCGCGCGCGCGGGCATCGGCTACCTGCCGCAGGAGATGTCGATCTTCCGCGGCCTGACCGTGGAGCAGAACATCCGCGCCATCCTCGAGGTGGCCGAGCCCAAGCGCCACCGCCGCCGCGAGCGGCTGGAGTCGCTCCTGTCGGACTTCCACATCGAGCACCTGCGCCGGGCCTCGGCGATGGCGCTCTCGGGCGGCGAGCGGCGGCGCGTGGAGATCGCCCGCTGCCTCGCCGCGAACCCGCGGTACCTGCTGCTCGACGAGCCCTTCGCCGGCGTCGATCCCATCGCTGTGGGCGACATCCGCGGGCTGGTGGTGGAGCTCAAGACCCGCGGCATCGGCGTGCTGATCACCGACCACAACGTGCGCGAGACCCTGGAGATCGTGGACCGCGCCTACATCCTGCACGACGGCGCGGTGCTGATGTCGGGCACGCCCGACGAGGTGGTGGCCGACGGCGCGGTGCGGCGCGTCTACCTCGGCGAGGGCTTCGCGCGCTAG
- the lptA gene encoding lipopolysaccharide transport periplasmic protein LptA: MPLRLLAPLLALLALPALAQGTGVGFGSGSFDRGAPVEVAADSLEVDQATGQAVLTGNVVIAQGDLRLSAERVDVFYSAGEEQRIDRLEAKGDVLIVAGEDAAEGETAVYQLGSAEILMTGDVVVTQGGATLAGDRLAVNLETGSGTVTGRVRTTLQP, encoded by the coding sequence ATGCCCCTCCGCCTCCTCGCGCCGCTCCTCGCGCTGCTCGCCCTGCCCGCGCTCGCCCAGGGCACCGGGGTGGGCTTCGGCTCGGGCAGCTTCGACCGCGGCGCGCCGGTGGAGGTCGCCGCCGACAGTCTGGAGGTGGACCAGGCCACGGGGCAGGCCGTGCTGACGGGCAACGTGGTGATCGCGCAAGGGGACCTGCGGCTCTCGGCCGAGCGGGTGGACGTGTTCTACAGCGCCGGCGAGGAGCAGCGCATCGACCGGCTGGAGGCCAAGGGCGACGTGCTGATCGTGGCCGGCGAGGACGCCGCCGAGGGCGAGACCGCGGTGTACCAGCTGGGCAGCGCCGAGATCCTGATGACCGGCGACGTGGTGGTGACGCAGGGCGGCGCCACGCTGGCGGGCGACCGGCTGGCGGTGAACCTCGAGACCGGGTCGGGGACGGTGACGGGCCGCGTTCGCACCACGCTGCAGCCGTGA
- the lptC gene encoding LPS export ABC transporter periplasmic protein LptC gives MIGDAGRARLVAGAKVALPVAALALLSTLFLVARTPDPEDALPFAAVDIGERATDQQLTTPRVMGRSQGGTAFDLRAARARPDPADPRRMTIDALHLELSGRGEATVEARAGTVDTAARTVVLEGDVAVDTATGYALRSDRLEGSLAELSLVSPGPVRGTSPLGRLRAGAMRLEERNGAARLVFSGGVDLLYVPPPPPPAPDAAAP, from the coding sequence ATGATCGGGGACGCAGGCCGCGCACGGCTGGTGGCGGGCGCGAAGGTGGCGCTGCCCGTCGCCGCGCTCGCCCTCCTGTCCACGCTGTTCCTGGTCGCGCGCACCCCCGACCCCGAGGACGCCCTGCCCTTCGCCGCCGTGGACATCGGCGAGCGGGCCACCGACCAGCAGCTCACCACGCCGCGCGTGATGGGCCGCTCGCAGGGCGGCACCGCCTTCGACCTGCGCGCCGCCCGCGCCCGCCCCGACCCCGCCGACCCGCGCCGCATGACGATCGACGCCCTGCACCTCGAGCTCTCGGGCCGGGGCGAGGCCACGGTGGAGGCCCGCGCGGGCACCGTGGACACCGCGGCGCGCACCGTGGTGCTGGAGGGCGACGTGGCCGTGGACACCGCCACCGGCTACGCCCTGCGCTCCGACCGGCTGGAGGGCTCGCTGGCCGAGTTGAGCCTCGTCTCGCCCGGCCCCGTGCGCGGCACCTCGCCGCTCGGGCGTCTGCGCGCGGGCGCCATGCGGCTGGAGGAACGGAACGGCGCGGCGCGGCTGGTGTTCTCCGGGGGGGTGGACCTGCTATACGTGCCGCCGCCGCCGCCGCCCGCCCCGGACGCCGCCGCCCCCTGA
- a CDS encoding ribonuclease D → MTADIRHITLHRGDLPDGLDFGASVAIDCETMGLDPHRDRLCLVQLSSGDGTAHLVQVGIGQTSAPNLERLLRDEGVTKLFHYGRFDIAAMLHAFGALATPVWCSKIASRLVRTYTDRHGLKALLSEMIEVDISKMQQSSDWGAPELTPAQMAYAASDVLYLHRLRERLDAMLEREGRMELAQSCFDFLPTRARLDLIGYPDTDIFAHS, encoded by the coding sequence GTGACCGCCGACATCCGCCACATCACCCTGCACCGCGGCGACCTGCCCGACGGGCTCGACTTCGGGGCCTCGGTGGCCATCGACTGCGAGACCATGGGCCTCGACCCGCACCGCGACCGCCTGTGCCTTGTGCAGCTGTCCTCGGGCGACGGCACCGCGCACCTCGTGCAGGTGGGCATCGGCCAAACGTCGGCCCCCAACCTCGAGCGGCTCCTGCGCGACGAGGGCGTCACGAAGCTGTTCCACTACGGCCGCTTCGACATCGCCGCGATGCTCCACGCCTTCGGGGCGCTGGCCACGCCCGTGTGGTGCTCCAAGATCGCCTCGCGCCTCGTGCGCACCTACACCGACCGCCACGGCCTCAAGGCCCTCCTGTCGGAGATGATCGAGGTGGACATCTCGAAGATGCAGCAGTCCTCGGACTGGGGCGCGCCCGAGCTGACGCCCGCGCAGATGGCCTACGCTGCCTCGGACGTGCTCTACCTCCACCGCCTGCGCGAGCGGCTCGACGCCATGCTGGAGCGCGAGGGCCGGATGGAGCTGGCCCAGAGCTGTTTCGACTTCCTGCCGACCCGGGCACGGCTCGACCTGATCGGCTACCCCGACACGGACATCTTCGCGCACTCATGA
- a CDS encoding complex I NDUFA9 subunit family protein produces the protein MQRLATIFGGSGFVGRYVAQRLARDGWRVRVACRRPYEAHFVRMYGTVGQVEPVFTNIRDDDATAAALTNADAVVNCVGILGEAGRNTFSAVQAEGAERVARLAAAAGVERMVQISAIGADADSDSAYARTKAAGEDAVLRHMPNATILRPSIVFGAEDRFFNRFAAMAARAPILPVVGPDTRFQPVYVDDVAQAAALAAGGRAPAGVMELGGPDVDTFRELLQVMLRTIHRRALIVGVPFFAGRLMGSSLDLAQRASFGLFHNGILTRDQVANLARDNVVTGRHPGFEAMGIEPTAMEAILPTYLWRFRPGGQYAEIKDSARNLRT, from the coding sequence ATGCAGCGACTGGCGACGATCTTCGGCGGCTCGGGCTTCGTGGGCCGCTACGTGGCGCAGCGGCTGGCCCGCGACGGCTGGCGCGTGCGCGTGGCCTGCCGCCGCCCCTACGAGGCCCACTTCGTGCGCATGTACGGCACCGTGGGCCAGGTCGAGCCGGTGTTCACCAACATCCGCGACGACGATGCCACCGCCGCCGCGCTGACGAACGCCGATGCGGTGGTGAACTGCGTGGGCATCCTCGGCGAGGCCGGACGCAACACCTTCTCCGCGGTGCAGGCCGAAGGCGCGGAGCGCGTCGCGCGCCTTGCCGCCGCGGCCGGCGTCGAGCGCATGGTGCAGATCAGCGCCATCGGCGCGGACGCGGATTCGGACAGCGCGTACGCCCGCACCAAGGCCGCCGGCGAGGACGCCGTGCTGCGGCACATGCCGAATGCCACGATCCTGCGCCCCTCGATCGTGTTCGGCGCCGAGGACCGGTTCTTCAACCGCTTCGCCGCCATGGCCGCGCGCGCGCCGATCCTGCCCGTGGTGGGGCCGGACACGCGCTTCCAGCCGGTCTACGTGGACGACGTGGCGCAGGCCGCCGCGCTCGCCGCCGGGGGACGCGCGCCCGCCGGCGTCATGGAGCTGGGCGGCCCCGACGTGGACACGTTCCGCGAGCTGCTGCAGGTGATGCTGCGCACGATCCATCGCCGCGCGCTGATCGTGGGCGTGCCCTTCTTCGCCGGGCGCCTCATGGGCTCCAGCCTCGATCTTGCCCAGCGCGCCAGCTTCGGGCTGTTCCACAACGGCATTCTCACGCGCGACCAGGTCGCGAACCTCGCGCGCGACAACGTGGTGACGGGCCGGCACCCCGGCTTCGAGGCGATGGGCATCGAGCCCACCGCGATGGAGGCGATCCTGCCCACCTATCTCTGGCGCTTCCGCCCCGGCGGCCAGTACGCCGAGATCAAGGACAGCGCCCGCAACCTGCGCACCTGA